From a single Pelodiscus sinensis isolate JC-2024 chromosome 4, ASM4963464v1, whole genome shotgun sequence genomic region:
- the LOC102460578 gene encoding protein LBH, with protein MTEVMNTREPVMEEGGPSAQAFPDSREKYPKLSKRLPSIVVEPTESGEVESGELRWPPDDLKSMEDKNPLGDQRVCGQQQQTDLENLLAHPAPEVEDNTDNIERRTEKDD; from the exons ATGACAGAGGTGATGAACACACGGGAACCTGTTATGGAAGAAGGCGGCCCTTCTGCCCAA GCTTTTCCAGATTCACGTGAGAAGTACCCCAAGCTGTCAAAAAGATTACCATCAATTGTAGTAGAGCCAACTGAGTCTGGGGAAGTTGAAAGTGGAGAGCTACGCTGGCCACCTGATGACTTGAAATCCATGGAAGACAAGAATCCCCTGGGCGACCAAAGAGTTTGCGGTCAACAGCAGCAAACGGATCTGGAAA atcttTTAGCACATCCAGCTCCAGAAGTGGAAGACAATACAGATAATATTGAAAGGAGAACTGAAAAGGATGACTAG